One Alnus glutinosa chromosome 3, dhAlnGlut1.1, whole genome shotgun sequence genomic region harbors:
- the LOC133864434 gene encoding late embryogenesis abundant protein 19-like — MGKRRDLLLVLGVAVCVGMCGCWGENAMENARESMNVAAGNAKVKADEAKQGAAEAMQEAKDKSDSWADWAYDTFTEGFGIGKDNPSEAGQNMMGKAGDVASMATNTMNSAASDISNLTSQKAGDAANKAQEKAGDVKNFASEKADQTIRMATDKAGDAKETMEMARETASNRAADAQETMMAGAKDKSANAYDEAGQKMNMASEKANDAKEGMAGSMGYGKEKVANAYDEAKEKINVGLNMGSDKAYDAKEMMAGAVPYGKDKAADVYEEAKQKLNVASDDARETMVAGAMGCGKDKAANAFDKAKHQVEDSYSSAKATMTEQAKINYEAAKDKASQAAGDLGAKMRQHSPEL, encoded by the exons atgggaaaGAGAAGGGATTTGTTGTTGGTGTTGGGCGTAGCAGTGTGTGTGGGGATGTGTGGGTGTTGGGGCGAAAATGCCATGGAAAACGCGAGGGAGAGCATGAATGTGGCGGCTGGGAATGCCAAGGTGAAAGCAGATGAGGCCAAGCAAGGCGCTGCCGAAGCCATGCAAGAAGCCAAGGACAAGTCTGACTCCTGGGCCGATTGGGCTTATGACACCTTCACTGA GGGATTTGGAATTGGAAAAGACAATCCAAGTGAGGCAGGCCAAAATATGATGGGTAAAGCTGGGGATGTTGCGTCCATGGCCACAAATACAATGAATTCTGCTGCATCTG ATATATCTAATCTTACTTCTCAGAAGGCTGGGGATGCAGCCAACAAGGCTCAGGAAAAGGCGGGCGATGTAAAGAACTTTGCTTCTGAGAAAGCGGATCAAACAATAAGAATGGCTACAGATAAGGCTGGTGATGCCAAAGAGACAATGGAAATGGCTAGAGAAACGGCCTCCAATAGGGCTGCTGATGCTCAAGAGACGATGATGGCGGGAGCAAAGGATAAATCGGCCAATGCCTATGATGAAGCTGGACAGAAAATGAACATGGCTTCAGAGAAGGCTAATGATGCCAAAGAGGGCATGGCAGGATCGATGGggtatggaaaagaaaaagtggcGAATGCCTATGATGAAGCTAAGGAGAAAATAAACGTGGGTTTAAATATGGGCTCAGATAAGGCCTATGATGCCAAGGAGATGATGGCTGGAGCAGTGCCTTACGGAAAAGATAAAGCCGCTGATGTCTATGAGGAAGCTAAGCAGAAATTAAACGTGGCTTCAGATGATGCCAGAGAGACAATGGTCGCCGGAGCAATGGGATGTGGAAAAGATAAAGCGGCCAATGCATTTGACAAAGCTAAGCATCAGGTGGAGGACTCATACAGCTCAGCCAAGGCGACCATGACTGAACAGGCCAAGATTAATTATGAGGCTGCGAAGGATAAGGCTTCTCAGGCCGCAGGTGATCTTGGTGCGAAGATGAGGCAGCATAGTCCAGAGCTATGA
- the LOC133864435 gene encoding zinc-finger homeodomain protein 6 has protein sequence MALHHKSDLMELRGQGKEILGTPTALSYNLSHKVSSTKLSSSTVGERRDQIPALDHHQQYHHHHPTPPPPPPQQSNPHTHQNTDKPTRDPDPNPDPVPASGATSTPIIVRQPPRTIRAAPKVRYRECLKNHAASKGGHVVDGCGEFMSSGEDGTPEALICAACECHRNFHRKEVEGDHQYVSNYHYVNPNRNNIIGLGDQIVPPHQQHPHPPHLLHHHQHHHKFPSTSPSAGHIAPMMMAFGSGGGAPAEYSSSEDLNMFRSNIGVQTSAQAPESKKRFRTRFSREQKDKMMEFAEKLGWKIQKHDEQQVHQFCSEVGVKKQVFKVWMHNNKQAMKNKQM, from the coding sequence ATGGCTTTACATCATAAATCAGATTTAATGGAACTGAGAGGCCAAGGTAAGGAAATATTAGGAACGCCGACCGCCTTGAGCTATAATCTTTCTCATAAAGTTTCTTCAACCAAGCTGTCTTCTTCGACTGTGGGAGAAAGAAGGGATCAAATTCCTGCCCTAGACCACCATCAGCagtatcatcatcatcatcctactcctcctcctcctcctcctcaacaATCAAATCCACATACACACCAAAATACAGACAAACCCACAAGAGATCCAGACCCGAATCCAGATCCGGTTCCAGCCTCCGGTGCAACAAGCACACCAATCATTGTACGCCAACCACCACGAACCATTAGGGCGGCACCAAAGGTTAGATATAGAGAGTGTTTGAAGAATCATGCTGCCAGCAAGGGCGGGCACGTCGTGGATGGTTGCGGAGAATTCATGTCAAGCGGAGAGGACGGAACCCCGGAGGCCTTAATATGCGCAGCTTGCGAATGCCACCGGAATTTTCATAGGAAGGAAGTCGAGGGTGATCATCAATATGTTTCCAACTATCACTACGTCAACCCCAACAGAAACAATATAATTGGTCTAGGAGATCAAATAGTACCCCCTCATCAACAACATCCTCACCCGCCTCAtctcctccaccaccaccagcaCCACCACAAATTCCCGTCCACGAGTCCATCAGCCGGGCATATTGCGCCGATGATGATGGCCTTTGGAAGCGGTGGTGGAGCGCCGGCGGAGTACTCTTCAAGCGAAGATCTCAATATGTTTCGATCTAATATTGGTGTGCAAACTTCAGCACAAGCACCGGAATCCAAGAAGAGGTTTCGGACGAGATTTAGTCGGGAGCAGAAAGATAAGATGATGGAATTTGCTGAGAAGTTGGGGTGGAAGATCCAGAAGCATGATGAGCAACAAGTCCACCAGTTCTGTTCAGAAGTGGGTGTAAAGAAGCAGGTTTTCAAGGTATGGATGCACAACAATAAACAAGCCATGAAGAACAAGCAAATGTAA